The sequence CAAACGAGCACCCAAACTTGATTCATCTTCCCCAACAGCAATGGTCTTCGATGGATCACATCTTCCAGAATGGGCCTTCAGGCCCATATCAACACCCACGACCATATCAGGCCCAAAATATGCAGGCTCCATAGACAAAGTTGTACGGGCTGAAATTGCAACTTTAAGGCTCGAACTTAAACATAAATCAATATCCAATGAATTATTCACACAACTATCATCATCTTCACAACTCTTCGACGAAGGAACCCCAATATCAATATCACCGACCTTAAAAACAGGGCCCTTCAAACCATTAAGATAAATCGTGTAATGTTTGTCGTATGTTGCAGCTGACGAGGCAGGAACAGAGGGAGCACTTGGCACCTCCACTTGTATATAATCAGCGGCAACATCCGAAACAAAATCAGAGGGGACACCCGGTTCCACCTCCTCAATAACATAAGGGAGACCCGGTTCCACCTCAAAAATATTGTTAACCTCAACATCGCTGAACATCTTAAGGACCGAATCATTCGATGAAAAAAGAAAATCCGATGAGAAAGCTTTCGCCTTCAATCCCTCAACCACCACCACATCCGAAACTTCATTAACCCATATGCATCCATGACCAATGGAGTCGGAGATCAACACCGCCGGAAATAACTCGTGTAAATGTTTTTCACATTTGGTTTCAACGAACGCAAAGGAGGACCCGAAGCTTAACAAATTAGTAGAAGAAGATGACACCTATAAATCACTCCAACACGACTAGCAATCTTCTTGACATTATCAACCGAAATAAATTTACCCGAAATACCTTTCAATTCAACCCACACAAATCTCATAAGAGCATCAGCTTTAGGGGCATAAGGTACCACCATCTCGAACCCAGAATCCGAGGCATGATCAAGGATTTTAGAGTAGTTGTCGGAATCATTGCACATCACAACACAAGCAAATGTTCCCATCTTGCTATAACCATGAATTACAGCTTTACACTCAAGCAAAACACGTTTCACCTTCTCATCCGTTAACGGGACCGAATCAATCACTAGGATACTAAGATCAAGTAAATCATTCACAACTTGGTTTGGTGCAAGAGAAATAACATACCTGGAAATAGAATACCTGGAAATAGCAGACCTAGAAATAGCAGACCGACCACCAGAAGCAGAGACTCCATCACTTTGCCTACTCGGCCATCCAACATAAATCGACTTTTCAAAAGTCTTAGATCCATTCATCGATCTCACAGCCTCAGAGGCATTAATAGGATCAACAAACGAAATAAAATCAAATCATCAAAAGGACCACGATTTAATCTCTTTAATATGTCATATCTTACCAAAAGCATCCTCGAGCATATTGTGAGAAATGCTCTTCAAACGCCTAATAAAGACTGTATCACCTTCCTTTGAAGACGTTGGGGACGGAACAACATGCCCCAGTTTCAGTCGTACCTCCACTATAGTAATCATCCACCATAGTGTAAGGTTGTTCCCAATCAGGCGTGAGATTTCATTTTTAACGCCTTGAAATCCTAGTTGGCATGCGAGGTGTCACGAAATTTAACGCCGTGACGCCATTATTCCTGACGTCGGAAGAGCGTCAGTCACAAAACCAACGGAATGTAACGTGTGCGTCAGGAATTTTTCAACCAATCAGAATCCACcattcatttttatatattattaatttatttattttatacctAATTTTCAATCATATTTTACCACATTACCCAAAATATTTTCACTCATTCAAATCTAACATTCACCACTATTTTAACTTCATTGTCACGGCATACTCAAAAATTTACTTTTTCACCTAATTGTGTACACCAAAATGTCAGGGTTAATAATAGTCTAAGGGATTAAAAATTAAATACACATGGAATATGATGTGTAGTAAGATAAATTAATATGGTTGTATAAGCTAAAATAAGCAGAAAAGCTATGTTATGGTTGTATGATATATCTATAGAACTATAATGTACAATGTTAAGATCCATTTGCTTTAACTTTGTAATTAAGGTTGCTAGtatgattaattttttttttttaatgacaaTGATTTTATTAAAGAAATTTTAAGGTGCAGGTCAATTACAAACATGATAAAGGATTTTGTAACCACGGAGCCCAACTAATTATAGATTTCTTGTATCTAAATGAAACTAATTAAAAGCAAAaacaataatactataataatatgaCTTTTCTTGAGCGCTTTTGTTTAAAATAATAATGTCAAATGATTCAAAGGATAGTCAaaatcaaggttgtaaaagtcgcgagtcggggacgcatcggccgagacctaaaaaggacgcgtcggccgagtcggggacgcatcggtcgttgaccaacgttgactttattgataatttcttaaatatatatttatatatgtataaaatagttgattctgtaccataacTTTCTTAAAtaagaatttgaaattaaatacaatcaaacttcaaacttaattaatgttactgagtacataatcagtaaggacacagagaaaagagcggcccaaaaaatgaaaatgtaccctaattttaaaacatatcacatcttgacaaaaatttgaatgattttgaccgtttttgaccaactttgaccgtctttgactgaacttttagctttgaccatcttttgagtcgtttttagaaaaaacgggacggagaacctaaaaaaacgacgcatcggccgacgcgtcggtcaagtcggccgacttttacaacgcTGGTCAAAATAATGACCTTAAGAATTATATGAGAAAGTTGGATAGAAAATAACCACGACCAAATGTCAACAGTGGACATCCGATTTGGATCCATATAATCAATCCATTGTGAGACTTTGTTCTAAATTTGTGTAACATCCTGAAGTTTTGAGATATTTTTACGTTTAaatgttttaattattataattgttatattaaaagCGAGAATGGGAACCGGTTGAGTTGGTAATTTTCAACATATATAATAGCCATGCTGAATGAATAGCAACTGCATGACGTCAGCGTCGCGTCATTCATTTCGTCTTTTcttgaatttttattattttttatgaaTAGCCATGGGGAATGAATAGTAACCAGCTGATGTCAGCGTCGCGTCATTTATTTcgtcttttttaatttttttttttataaattttatttttggGCCCAACGAAGTGGGCCTTCCGGACTTCCTagttaaataaataataatgagtTAAAACTGATCAGATGTGTCACATCTGGTAAGATATGCCGCATCTAATATTACTGGGTTGTTTTTGTTTGATTGTAATAGTCGAAGAACCGTAAGTGTTTACATCTAAAAAGGAAAATTTAACCCCCAATCTCGATTAAAGCTTCATTCATAAACTTCATACTTTCGAATTTTACTTTCAACTTAGAGAGAGAGATTGTGTGTGTATGTGTTTGGCGAGAAAATTTAGAGTTTTGAAGGGAAAAAGTAGCAATCTTAACCCAATCTTAGTGGATTCATGTATTACCAACAACTTAAGGCCTCCGTCCTTTAAATTTTCAAATTTTGACCCTATCTTAATACAATTTTCAAGTTTTGAAGACATGAAACTTGGAGTTGAATAATTGTTATGGATTCACCAATAATGgactataaaaaaaaaatcttaataccatttttcaaaatttgacaaTATGTAAATGCATTGTCACATTCAACTCTTCAAATATGCCTATTATAATGTACTAAAAATTATAATTAATGGCCAACATCTCATAATAATAAATTCGAACATCCCCTAATTTTATATTGATATTTGTAAATTCTGTTCAAGCGTATAAgtagatgaaaaaaaaaagaacaaaCAAGGTATAGCTTCAAAAAGATTGCAGTTCTTCATGAACGATTTTAGTCACAAAAGTAACGTTTGGATTTGTTATTTAAGAAGATAAGTTAATTATTACGTTTAAGAGAACGTAAATAATTATGAAATACATTATTTGACAAAAATAATGATCGATTACATGTGTTTAGCTAGAGAGAAAACAGTTTTGAAAAAGCATACAATTCTTTTTTAGTCGTTACGAAAcataaaaactaattttaaaaacaCGGACAATCTCAACCATCATTTTAGTTTTTTTAGTTATTATTGGGTAGTTTCGTATAGATAGATTTCCACAAAAGTATATACATGAATCACTTTAACTAGCTTGTATGACAGTAAAATCTGAGAGATTATCTAAAGGAATTTAAACATTATACTCCGTAGTAGATACAAATTAGTCACAAGATAGAAGATTTCAATTCAAAACCATACACACATTTATTACAAATTATACATTTTGTCAATATATCTACATAACAATGATACACTAAAATATATAATTTTAGAAACCATATACAAACGAGACCAAGCACACTCTAAACACTGTAATCAAATTTCAAATTTTACACTTATAAAACTCATACTTCTCATAGTTCCCACTGCGAGATATTTAAGCGATTTCTGACATAGAAATCTGCAAGAAATATATCTGATTCAAAAGCTCCAATACCATATATCGATCAATACAATtcaatatttaattataatttgtttCATTAGAATGACTTTTTTTAAGGTTATAAAAATCATGATCACTTATCTCCAAACAAGTAGCCAAGAGATGAATCTCCACCAGGAACAGATTTCACCTTTGTCGATGGTCGACCCTAACATATAACCAATCGAAAACGAGTTGGTTAGTAGCCCTTGATCTAGAAAAATgatgattaattatatatatacggagtacataCGTTTTTTTAACTAAAATTAAGATAACGTATAAAAGAAGCTTACAGTTACTAAAATACTTTTGGATTTATCACCATCTCCACGATAGATATATGTCTCTTGTATTGTAGTCATTTCAGGTGATTTCGACTTCGCATAGTCATCGGTGCCATACGGGGGCACACAAACAGGTCGTGACAATACTTTAGATCCATCGGTTTTTGTTTCACCCGATTTGTCTGAACCAAATAAGTATCCTAGAGAACTTTGGCCTCCTCCAGATTTGCTCATCTTTGATATGATATAATCTAACCCTAAATAGTTGTATATGAATTCTCTGAGAGTTACTCTAAGCTTATATTTACTATGGCTCTAACCTAAGtgtatacatacacaaaaggaagtATATATGAGGGACACATACACCTTCAAGGATATGATGTTTAACAGTATTTTAATCATTTTTTGGTTTGACCATGTGGAATTTAATTTATATACATGGCATTATTATGGCGCATATATACCATACTTATCAGTTTTTGTGTTTTCTTAGGTGGTGGTAGGGAATAGGGATTGTTGGGTTGGTTGGTACTTTTGTTTTGTGTAACCAAATATGTTCAATTAtttagaaaaataaataaaaaaagttcaattagttttttaaaaagtcaAGATTAATTTACAAGTAGTAAGCTAAATGCCTATATATTCGTGCTCGGGAGCTTTATTATCCGAAATTTTACCTTCTATGAGGGAGCTAATGTACTCGTTCATAGAAGGGTTTCCTAGCTTAAAAAAAATGCCTAAATATGCAATTACATAAACCTATAGTATATCGTGGGCTTAATTAGTTGCTACAAATTTATTTGTCTCTTAATGTATTTGCATATTTTCTTGTTTCACAAATTTAAATATGCATCTTACGTGTTTAGTTAATTTTCACATTTTCAATTTATTACAATTATATCAttatgatcatgcatattttaaccgaggggttttaacatgcttgctcaacgtaaaggaggggtttaaggatcttagaacgtggctctccggtccggctaccgtgaataaccctggccgacatgatgatgtcggcggggtggccaagtgtttaagtccaccttcgatgacgtccgtcgatcagaaggccccaagcaaggttgtaggtaccagttaataaagaactaacctgttaacctttagaagatgatagaggatgtaagttacgtaggatgtgtggtagaagatggctacgtaacgtggtctgttgctaacgacgattagggtttgtatttataggcaaaccctaattctagaaccgtcataggatagtgataatcgtttccataaccaactcccccgaatcacggatataattatggaaaagatatttgcttgttagctaagcaaccgccgtaaagggaccaaatacggatccgcatgccgcatgcaccatagcgcatgcccgtgtgtatgttacatgcgcatgcgggctgcggtatcattaagtccccccagtttgatgttatatgacgcaagtcatatgatatcaaactattaagcgaaaaagagaaaacaaaaggacggcgagcatttaatgtcctcgcgtgc comes from Rutidosis leptorrhynchoides isolate AG116_Rl617_1_P2 chromosome 4, CSIRO_AGI_Rlap_v1, whole genome shotgun sequence and encodes:
- the LOC139840670 gene encoding protein SPIRAL1-like 5 is translated as MSKSGGGQSSLGYLFGSDKSGETKTDGSKVLSRPVCVPPYGTDDYAKSKSPEMTTIQETYIYRGDGDKSKSILVTGRPSTKVKSVPGGDSSLGYLFGDK